A genomic segment from Glycine max cultivar Williams 82 chromosome 1, Glycine_max_v4.0, whole genome shotgun sequence encodes:
- the LOC100787134 gene encoding ACT domain-containing protein ACR4: MAFMSEVNMSFSHYMDDEYEKLFRRMNPPRVVIDNEACKNATVIRVDSANKHGILLEVVQILTDLNLIITKAYISSDGGWFMDVFNVTGQDGNKVTDEAILDYIRKSLGPESCVTSPMRSVGVKQTTDHIAIELMGTDRPGLLSEVSAVLTNLKCNIVNAEVWTHNTRAAAVMHVTDEESGSAITDPQRLSIIKELLCNVLGGGNKKRGAKTVVTDEATHTERRLHQMMFADRDYERVNDDDDFDEKQRPNVNVVNWSDKDYSVVTIQCKDRPKLLFDTVCTLTDMQYVVFHANIDAEGPEAYQEYYIKHIDGSPVKSDAERQRVIQCLAAAIQRRVSEGLKLELCTTDRVGLLSDVTRIFRENSLTVTRAEVATKGGKAVNTFYVRGASGFPVDSKTIESIRQTIGNTILKVKGSPEEMKSVPQDSPTRSLFSGLFKSRSFVNFGLVKSYS; encoded by the exons ATGG CTTTTATGTCGGAGGTCAACATGAGCTTCTCTCACTACATGGATGATGAATATGAGAAACTCTTCCGGAGAATGAACCCTCCCAG GGTTGTAATCGATAATGAAGCCTGCAAGAATGCCACCGTTATACGG GTTGATAGTGCAAACAAGCATGGAATACTTCTTGAAGTTGTACAAATCCTCACTGATCTAAACCTCATCATAACTAAGGCTTACATTTCTTCTGATGGTGGATGGTTCATGGATG TTTTTAATGTTACTGGCCAAGATGGAAACAAGGTTACTGATGAAGCTATTTTGGATTACATTAGAAAG TCTCTTGGTCCCGAATCTTGTGTTACATCTCCTATGAGATCTGTTGGGGTTAAGCAAACAACGGACCACATTGCAATTGAGCTTATGGGGACTGATAGGCCAGGGCTGCTTTCAGAAGTGAGTGCTGTTCTGACCAACCTCAAGTGCAATATAGTGAATGCAGAGGTGTGGACTCACAACACTCGTGCTGCTGCTGTAATGCACGTGACTGACGAAGAATCCGGTTCGGCCATTACTGATCCTCAGAGGCTTTCTATAATCAAGGAGCTTCTATGCAATGTTCTTGGTGGTGGCAACAAGAAGAGGGGGGCTAAGACTGTTGTCACAGATGAAGCCACACACACTGAGAGAAGGCTTCACCAAATGATGTTTGCTGATAGGGATTATGAACGagttaatgatgatgatgactttGATGAGAAGCAAAGGCCAAATGTGAATGTTGTGAATTGGTCTGACAAGGATTATTCTGTGGTTACTATTCAGTGTAAGGATAGGCCAAAGCTTCTCTTCGACACAGTTTGTACTTTGACAGACATGCAGTATGTGGTTTTTCATGCAAACATCGATGCTGAGGGTCCAGAAGCATATCAG GAATACTACATCAAGCACATAGATGGGTCCCCTGTGAAATCAGATGCAGAAAGACAAAGAGTGATACAATGTCTTGCAGCTGCAATTCAAAGAAGAGTTTCTGAG GGTTTGAAGCTAGAGCTCTGCACCACCGACAGAGTTGGATTACTATCTGATGTTACACGAATCTTTAGAGAGAATAGCCTCACAGTTACAAGGGCAGAAGTGGCCACAAAAGGAGGCAAAGCTGTGAACACTTTCTATGTTCGTGGTGCTTCTGGTTTCCCTGTTGATTCTAAGACCATAGAATCCATAAGGCAAACGATTGGCAATACAATCCTTAAAGTAAAGGGTAGTCCTGAAGAGATGAAATCTGTTCCTCAGGATTCTCCTACCAGATCCCTCTTTAGTGGTCTTTTCAAGTCCAGATCTTTTGTGAACTTTGGCTTGGTTAAGTCCTATTCTTGA